The Nitrospirales bacterium genome includes a window with the following:
- a CDS encoding IS3 family transposase (programmed frameshift), with protein MARRSRRNHSPAFKAKVALAAVRGDRTLAELVKQFDVHPNQIQDWRKQLLAKAEHVFGASPADAATHEQVQQKLHAKIGQLTMEKDFLGQRARARPMSERKAMIKGKQKLSVVRQCGLLAVPRSSVYARSQAVSEADLALMRQLDALYLQWPFYGSRRLCVELRHRGYGVNRKRVQRLMRNMGLRALYPKPRTSQPGKEHKVYPYLLRGLNIDRSNQVWASDICYIPMAKGFMYLTVIMDWHSRRVLAWRVSNTLETEACVEALEEALRHYGAPEIFNTDQGAQYTSEAFTGVLKAHGVRISMDGKGRWVDNVFVERLWRSVKYEDVYLRAYNTPATLCAGLTSYFQFYNNVRRHQTLNRQTPDTVYFADLKTQQVA; from the exons ATGGCACGACGATCACGAAGGAATCACTCTCCCGCTTTTAAGGCCAAAGTTGCCCTCGCGGCGGTTCGAGGAGATCGCACACTGGCAGAGTTGGTGAAACAGTTTGATGTGCATCCCAATCAAATCCAGGATTGGAGGAAACAGCTGCTTGCCAAAGCCGAACACGTATTTGGAGCAAGCCCCGCCGATGCCGCGACTCACGAGCAGGTGCAGCAGAAACTCCATGCCAAGATTGGACAGCTCACCATGGAGAAGGATTTTTTAG GCCAACGCGCTCGGGCACGGCCGATGAGCGAGCGCAAAGCGATGATCAAGGGCAAGCAAAAACTCTCTGTGGTTCGTCAGTGTGGGCTGTTGGCCGTCCCTCGCTCCAGTGTGTATGCTCGCTCACAGGCTGTCTCGGAGGCTGATCTCGCATTGATGAGACAGCTCGACGCGCTCTATCTGCAATGGCCGTTCTACGGAAGTCGACGCCTGTGCGTTGAACTTCGGCATCGAGGGTACGGCGTGAACCGGAAGCGGGTCCAGCGCCTGATGCGGAACATGGGGCTCCGGGCTCTCTATCCCAAGCCCCGCACCAGTCAGCCGGGCAAGGAGCATAAGGTGTATCCTTACTTGCTGAGAGGCCTGAATATTGACCGCTCGAATCAGGTCTGGGCGAGTGATATCTGTTACATTCCCATGGCCAAGGGATTTATGTATCTCACGGTCATTATGGACTGGCACTCACGGCGAGTGCTGGCCTGGCGGGTTTCGAATACTCTGGAGACTGAGGCCTGTGTGGAAGCGTTAGAAGAAGCACTCCGCCATTATGGCGCGCCCGAAATTTTCAATACTGACCAGGGGGCGCAATACACCAGTGAGGCTTTCACGGGGGTGCTCAAAGCTCATGGAGTACGGATTAGCATGGATGGGAAAGGGCGGTGGGTCGACAATGTCTTTGTGGAACGGCTCTGGCGGAGCGTAAAGTACGAGGATGTGTATCTACGAGCTTATAACACGCCAGCCACGCTGTGCGCTGGCCTGACAAGCTATTTTCAATTCTATAACAACGTACGCCGTCATCAGACCTTGAATCGACAAACACCTGATACCGTATATTTTGCTGATCTCAAAACACAGCAGGTAGCGTAA
- a CDS encoding ribbon-helix-helix domain-containing protein translates to MKTQKKLDQIAAEADRSRNWIINEAIDQYLDVYAWQEERIRERLKKAEKGGKFLTKDQVSDVIESFKP, encoded by the coding sequence GTGAAAACCCAAAAGAAACTGGATCAGATTGCCGCAGAAGCCGATCGGTCCCGGAACTGGATTATCAATGAAGCGATCGACCAATACCTGGATGTCTATGCGTGGCAGGAAGAGCGTATCCGTGAACGGCTGAAAAAAGCGGAAAAAGGAGGAAAATTCCTTACCAAGGATCAAGTCAGTGACGTCATTGAGTCCTTTAAGCCATGA
- a CDS encoding type II toxin-antitoxin system RelE/ParE family toxin, which yields MMKEVEWLEEALQDLKEIGQFIATDDPQAAYRVLTKIETSVQSLEHHPQLGRPGRVPKTRELIIPGLPFIVPYYLKQHKIRILAVMHTARKWPDEFTNLQ from the coding sequence ATGATGAAGGAAGTCGAATGGCTTGAGGAGGCCCTTCAGGATTTAAAGGAAATCGGCCAGTTTATCGCAACCGATGATCCGCAGGCAGCGTACCGGGTTTTGACCAAAATCGAAACCAGCGTTCAATCCCTCGAACACCACCCACAGCTCGGTCGGCCTGGACGTGTGCCAAAAACACGGGAGCTGATCATTCCGGGCCTGCCGTTTATCGTTCCGTATTACCTGAAACAGCATAAAATCCGCATTCTGGCCGTGATGCATACCGCCAGAAAATGGCCTGATGAGTTTACCAATCTTCAATAA
- the neuC gene encoding UDP-N-acetylglucosamine 2-epimerase — protein MNQRKVCVVITARPSYSRIRTALEAIRDHPHLKLQLVVAASALLDRYGGTCAVIERDGFSIDRRVYMIVEGENPVTSAKSTGLGLAEMATVFDDLKPDVVVTIADRFETMATAVCAAYMNIPLVHVQGGEITGSIDEKVRHAVTKLADLHFVSTTQAAERVRRMGERTDRVFVTGCPSIDLAQEAIARPPITFEKFFETYGGAGSEFDISNGYIVVLQHPVTTEYQEARRHIEETLHAVHASGLATLWFWPNVDAGSDGTSQGIRIFREHYDLPNVHFFRNLPPEVFVQTIYRSKCLVGNSSAGIRECSFLGVPAVNIGSRQDGRDRGGNVIDVGYDREEILGAIHKQAAQGKFSEDALYGNGKAGEQIAELLTSVPLTFEKKLTY, from the coding sequence GTGAACCAACGAAAAGTCTGTGTCGTGATTACCGCACGACCGAGTTATTCTCGTATCCGTACCGCGCTCGAAGCGATTCGCGACCATCCTCATCTTAAGCTGCAACTTGTGGTCGCAGCCTCCGCGTTGCTTGACCGGTATGGAGGGACTTGCGCGGTGATCGAACGGGATGGGTTCTCCATCGATCGTCGCGTCTATATGATCGTGGAGGGAGAAAACCCGGTCACCTCGGCGAAGTCAACAGGACTCGGTCTCGCGGAAATGGCGACCGTCTTCGATGACTTGAAGCCTGATGTCGTTGTAACCATAGCCGACCGGTTTGAAACGATGGCGACAGCGGTTTGTGCGGCCTATATGAACATTCCCCTCGTTCATGTTCAAGGTGGGGAAATCACCGGCTCGATCGATGAAAAAGTTCGCCATGCAGTGACGAAACTGGCCGACCTGCATTTTGTCTCGACCACACAGGCGGCCGAACGAGTGCGGCGCATGGGTGAGCGCACGGACCGGGTCTTTGTGACCGGGTGTCCGTCGATCGATCTTGCGCAAGAAGCCATCGCGCGGCCACCTATCACGTTTGAGAAGTTTTTTGAAACGTATGGGGGGGCCGGATCCGAGTTTGATATTTCCAACGGATATATCGTCGTGTTGCAGCACCCGGTCACGACTGAATACCAGGAAGCGCGCCGACATATCGAGGAGACCCTGCACGCCGTCCATGCAAGTGGCCTTGCGACGCTGTGGTTTTGGCCGAACGTGGATGCGGGCTCCGATGGGACATCTCAGGGGATTCGTATATTCCGGGAGCACTATGATTTACCCAATGTCCACTTCTTTAGGAATTTGCCTCCGGAAGTGTTTGTGCAGACGATCTATCGCAGCAAGTGTTTGGTGGGCAATTCGAGTGCGGGAATTCGAGAATGTTCATTCTTGGGCGTGCCGGCGGTCAATATTGGCAGTCGTCAGGATGGACGTGATCGAGGGGGCAATGTCATCGATGTAGGGTATGACCGGGAAGAAATCTTGGGCGCTATTCACAAACAAGCCGCACAAGGCAAATTCAGTGAAGACGCGCTCTACGGAAATGGCAAAGCGGGAGAACAGATTGCCGAGTTATTGACGAGTGTTCCCCTGACATTCGAAAAGAAGCTGACATACTGA
- a CDS encoding N-acetylneuraminate synthase family protein, translating to MNSTWLQQPEQGAPCAIIAEVGQSHDGSLGLAHAFIDAIADAGADAVKFQTHIAAAESTKAEPWRKSFSQQDATRYEYWRRMEFTLEQWQGLREHAKRRQIGFMSSPFSLEAVELLEKVGVEAWKVPSGEITNLPLLGAMAATNMPVILSTGMSGLEEIDEAVSFVRGQARSLAILQCTSLYPCPPERIGLNVLSMFRERYQSSVGLSDHSGTIYPGLAAATMGMEVLEVHVTLSREMFGPDVPASVTTDELRQLVNGIRMIETMKAYPVEKTITMDEVAPLRDIFMKSIVAREDLREGTILRHEHLTTKKPATGLTPGQLPKLLGRRLRRSVARDSNIVFDDVE from the coding sequence ATGAATTCAACGTGGCTTCAACAGCCTGAGCAAGGCGCTCCCTGTGCCATTATTGCGGAGGTCGGTCAGTCACATGATGGAAGTTTAGGACTTGCCCATGCTTTCATCGACGCGATTGCCGATGCCGGTGCCGACGCTGTGAAATTTCAGACTCATATTGCCGCAGCTGAGAGTACCAAGGCGGAACCCTGGCGAAAGTCGTTCAGTCAGCAAGATGCGACACGATATGAATACTGGCGTCGGATGGAGTTTACGCTTGAGCAATGGCAGGGGTTGCGAGAACATGCGAAACGGAGGCAGATCGGATTCATGAGTTCCCCGTTTTCTCTTGAGGCGGTGGAGCTCTTAGAGAAGGTGGGTGTTGAGGCCTGGAAGGTTCCATCTGGAGAAATTACCAACCTTCCGCTCCTGGGTGCCATGGCGGCGACGAACATGCCGGTGATTCTTTCGACGGGCATGAGCGGTCTTGAGGAAATTGATGAGGCGGTCTCCTTTGTGCGCGGACAGGCGAGGTCGTTGGCCATCTTGCAATGTACGTCCCTCTATCCTTGTCCGCCAGAGCGGATTGGCCTGAATGTGTTGTCCATGTTTCGTGAACGATATCAATCTTCCGTGGGGCTGTCAGATCATTCCGGAACGATTTATCCGGGGTTAGCCGCTGCGACGATGGGGATGGAAGTCTTGGAAGTGCATGTGACCTTGAGCCGGGAGATGTTTGGTCCGGATGTTCCGGCTTCCGTAACTACGGATGAATTACGGCAGCTGGTAAATGGTATCCGGATGATCGAGACGATGAAGGCGTATCCCGTCGAAAAAACCATCACGATGGATGAGGTTGCGCCCCTTCGCGATATCTTCATGAAAAGTATCGTGGCTAGAGAAGACTTGCGGGAAGGTACGATTTTGCGCCATGAACATCTGACGACCAAAAAGCCCGCGACAGGATTGACCCCGGGACAGCTTCCGAAATTATTAGGTCGGCGATTGCGTCGGTCTGTGGCGCGTGATTCCAATATTGTGTTTGATGATGTGGAGTAA
- a CDS encoding acylneuraminate cytidylyltransferase family protein: MSWEGLSVLAVVPARGGSKGIPRKNLRTVGGESLIAHAAKVIRSLQWIDQAVLTTDDHEMAEEGRTHGLDVPFMRPDVFASDEAPALGMWQHAWLQSEAHYQRRFDLSLLLQPTTPLRKPEEVERTVRELITGNHQAAATISRVPGHFTPHKLLTLDSDHRLHFYLEDGAKHSLRQSIPSYYSRNGLCYAVRREHLIDNGMIVERDCVGVLIDRYVVNIDEPFELDLANILYQRQESHDEST, translated from the coding sequence GTGTCCTGGGAGGGCTTGAGCGTTCTCGCGGTCGTTCCGGCCCGTGGGGGAAGTAAGGGAATCCCCAGAAAAAACCTTCGTACCGTGGGAGGGGAATCGTTAATCGCACATGCCGCGAAGGTTATTCGATCGCTTCAATGGATTGATCAAGCCGTTCTTACAACCGATGATCATGAGATGGCCGAAGAAGGACGAACGCATGGACTCGATGTTCCGTTTATGCGGCCTGATGTCTTCGCGAGTGATGAGGCCCCTGCCTTAGGCATGTGGCAACATGCCTGGTTGCAAAGTGAGGCCCATTATCAACGTCGTTTTGACCTTTCTTTGCTCCTGCAGCCCACGACTCCGTTACGAAAGCCCGAAGAGGTCGAGCGTACCGTCCGGGAGTTAATCACCGGAAATCATCAGGCTGCGGCGACCATTAGTCGCGTTCCCGGCCACTTTACGCCTCACAAACTTCTGACGTTGGACTCTGACCATCGATTGCATTTTTATCTCGAAGATGGTGCGAAACATTCTTTACGCCAGTCCATCCCCTCGTATTATTCGAGGAATGGTCTCTGCTATGCCGTCAGAAGAGAGCATCTCATCGACAATGGGATGATCGTGGAACGAGATTGCGTTGGCGTGTTGATCGACCGTTATGTCGTGAATATTGATGAGCCCTTCGAACTGGACTTGGCCAATATACTCTATCAACGGCAAGAGAGTCATGATGAATCGACATAA
- a CDS encoding aminotransferase class I/II-fold pyridoxal phosphate-dependent enzyme — protein sequence MNLFDKFKPVLAAHQSIVEHGADPFSLTVERVLSPTEAIINGRRTILAGTNNYLGLTFDPQCIESAREALVTQGTGTTGSRMANGSFQGHVALERELADFYGCAGAIVFSTGYQANLGLLSTLAGPEDVILLDADSHASIYDGCRLGGAEVIRFRHNDVNDLEKRLKRLGERASMTVIVIEGVYSMLGDRAPLAAITAIKEQYGACLVVDEAHSLGVLGARGRGLAEEANLEEKVDFIVGTFSKSLGSTGGFCVSRRPELDLIRYTSRPYIFSASLCPSVVASTRRALKILEENVSLRERLWKNSHTLYAGLQKIGFTLGPEVSPVIAATVPSKEYAIAFWNGLVEQGVYVNLMLPPATPNGVSLLRCSVSAAHSEEQLAYICDVFGLLRAKYAESDTP from the coding sequence ATGAATCTCTTCGATAAGTTTAAACCCGTTCTTGCAGCGCATCAGTCCATCGTTGAGCATGGAGCCGATCCCTTTAGCCTAACCGTGGAGCGTGTGCTCTCGCCCACCGAAGCGATCATCAACGGGCGACGCACGATCCTGGCGGGAACGAACAATTATCTTGGTCTCACGTTTGATCCTCAGTGTATAGAATCCGCTCGTGAAGCCTTAGTGACGCAAGGCACTGGAACGACTGGCTCTCGGATGGCAAATGGTTCTTTTCAGGGGCACGTGGCTCTTGAGCGAGAATTGGCCGACTTTTATGGGTGTGCCGGAGCAATCGTCTTTTCTACCGGTTATCAAGCCAATCTTGGTCTCCTTTCAACCTTGGCTGGCCCTGAAGACGTGATTCTGCTGGATGCTGATAGCCATGCGAGCATCTACGATGGATGTCGCTTGGGTGGAGCCGAGGTGATTCGATTTCGTCATAACGACGTCAATGATCTGGAAAAACGCTTGAAAAGACTCGGTGAGCGGGCTTCGATGACAGTGATTGTGATCGAAGGGGTGTACAGCATGCTGGGTGATCGCGCGCCGCTTGCCGCCATTACGGCCATAAAAGAGCAGTATGGAGCCTGCCTGGTCGTGGATGAAGCGCATTCGCTCGGTGTTCTCGGTGCACGCGGTCGAGGTCTTGCGGAAGAAGCAAATCTGGAAGAAAAAGTCGATTTTATCGTCGGAACCTTCAGCAAGAGTCTAGGGTCAACGGGCGGGTTTTGCGTCAGCCGCCGGCCTGAATTGGACCTGATTCGCTACACGAGCAGGCCCTATATCTTTTCCGCTTCGTTGTGTCCTTCTGTCGTGGCTTCAACGCGACGTGCCTTGAAGATACTCGAAGAGAACGTCTCCTTGCGCGAACGGCTCTGGAAAAATAGTCACACGCTCTATGCCGGCCTGCAGAAAATTGGGTTCACCCTTGGCCCGGAGGTGTCTCCGGTCATTGCCGCAACAGTTCCATCGAAAGAATATGCGATTGCCTTTTGGAATGGGCTCGTGGAACAAGGCGTCTACGTGAATTTAATGCTTCCTCCTGCGACTCCGAATGGGGTGAGCTTACTCCGATGCAGTGTAAGTGCTGCACATTCCGAAGAGCAGCTCGCGTATATTTGTGATGTCTTTGGACTGTTGAGAGCGAAGTATGCAGAATCGGATACACCATGA
- a CDS encoding phosphopantetheine-binding protein gives MLTHDEVVTRLCELLTPFKKEGVILESNTQLVADLGLDSMQVMELLSTIEDEFDISVPLNIVPEVRTVHDLADRISKLVVPAS, from the coding sequence ATGCTTACACATGACGAGGTAGTCACACGGCTTTGCGAACTATTGACACCTTTTAAAAAAGAAGGCGTCATCCTGGAATCCAACACTCAGCTTGTGGCAGACTTGGGCCTGGACTCCATGCAGGTGATGGAGCTACTGTCCACTATTGAAGATGAGTTTGACATTTCCGTGCCGCTCAATATTGTTCCCGAGGTTCGAACTGTTCATGACCTCGCCGATCGCATTTCCAAACTCGTTGTCCCAGCCTCATGA
- a CDS encoding NAD-dependent epimerase/dehydratase family protein: MSRIVALTGGTGFIGQVLWRFLEEAGWTVRVLVRSSFRPKRQESSSTTEFVQGTLHDEKPLHDLIKDAEAIVHCAGRVRGLHSHQFEQTNVEGVRRIVRLAASQQTPPRFVLISSLAAREPSLSNYAWSKNQGELALEEAAGFMPWIIFRPPAVYGPQDHAILPLFRWIRRGIGVQLGSDRARFSMLFVEDLANAVLAWLDRGVHAGRAFELHDGKTGGYSWQEVFELVSEKKVWRLVVPASLLNATASMNQVMARIIGYDPILTYGKVRELRHADWVCDNSALRLELGWRPSVMLKEGVRRSLSGL; encoded by the coding sequence ATGTCCCGAATTGTGGCCTTGACGGGAGGGACCGGGTTTATTGGCCAAGTCCTATGGCGATTTTTGGAAGAGGCAGGTTGGACGGTCCGAGTACTCGTTCGTTCCTCGTTTCGACCGAAACGACAAGAATCTTCCAGTACAACAGAGTTTGTTCAAGGAACGTTGCATGATGAGAAGCCGCTCCATGATTTAATCAAAGACGCGGAGGCCATCGTACATTGTGCCGGAAGAGTCCGTGGCCTTCACTCCCATCAGTTTGAGCAAACCAATGTTGAAGGAGTTCGACGAATCGTCCGGCTGGCTGCCTCACAGCAGACCCCACCACGATTCGTGTTAATTTCCTCTTTGGCTGCCAGGGAGCCTTCGCTATCGAATTACGCCTGGAGTAAGAATCAGGGGGAACTGGCGCTTGAAGAAGCAGCCGGTTTCATGCCATGGATTATTTTTCGTCCGCCTGCTGTCTATGGTCCTCAGGATCATGCGATCCTCCCTCTCTTTCGCTGGATTCGACGCGGCATTGGAGTTCAATTGGGGTCCGATAGGGCACGATTTTCTATGCTCTTCGTCGAAGATTTAGCGAATGCTGTGCTCGCTTGGCTGGATCGAGGTGTGCATGCCGGGCGGGCGTTTGAGTTGCACGATGGAAAAACCGGAGGATATTCCTGGCAAGAAGTTTTCGAGCTGGTCAGTGAAAAAAAGGTGTGGCGATTGGTCGTTCCAGCTTCGCTGTTGAATGCTACGGCTTCAATGAATCAGGTTATGGCACGGATCATTGGGTATGATCCGATACTGACCTATGGTAAAGTTCGGGAATTGCGGCATGCTGATTGGGTATGTGACAATTCTGCGTTGAGATTGGAATTGGGATGGCGGCCGTCGGTCATGCTCAAGGAAGGCGTAAGACGTTCATTATCTGGTTTGTGA
- a CDS encoding fatty acyl-AMP ligase — MECVATPTESRVPLRPGNFLSLSQALEYAARGETGCNFYTSKGRLSAALSYKDLYTQASSLAKRLLSLGLPRGARVALVADTTPDFLRFFFACQFAGLVPVPLPVSIHLGGHEAYVKQLNRLLKTCKASAAMAPEEIVPFLTEASQGLDLQIQGGADVFASLPEVSTELRPLGPSELAYIQFTSGSTRWPRGVEITQEAVLSNLSGIIQHGLQVRSGDRCVSWLPFYHDMGLVGFVLGPLASQLSVDYLSTRDFAMRPRQWLNLMTQSRATISFSPSFGFELCLRRLAERDRDQFDLSHWRVAGVGAETVRSESLLQFALALEPSGFNKKAFVACYGMAECSLAISFAPLDQGLVVDHVDGEHLSEFHEAVPLEESLADPLAVRGNRFVNCGNPIPDCEVEVRDEFGEVLPERRAGVIYVKSPGVMTGYFGDPHTTSEVLSADGWLNTGDIGYRIGESLVIIGRQKDLIIINGKNIWPQDIEYLAEGLVGVRPGDASAFSVEGPNGEERAVVVIQCRESDTVKRELLIEELKPIIYKEIGIECFVELIPPRTLPRTSSGKLSRSRAREDFLKRGNWSELSPLVSSCVFPKSVASL, encoded by the coding sequence ATGGAATGCGTTGCAACCCCGACTGAGAGTAGAGTTCCATTACGTCCAGGCAATTTTCTAAGTCTCTCGCAAGCTCTTGAGTATGCGGCTCGTGGAGAAACTGGGTGTAATTTTTATACGAGTAAAGGACGGCTCTCAGCTGCCTTGTCCTACAAGGACCTCTATACCCAGGCCTCTAGCCTGGCTAAACGGTTGCTTTCGCTTGGCTTGCCGCGTGGAGCTCGGGTTGCACTCGTTGCTGACACGACTCCTGATTTCTTGCGTTTCTTCTTTGCGTGTCAATTTGCCGGGTTGGTTCCAGTCCCGTTGCCAGTCTCTATACACTTGGGTGGTCATGAAGCGTACGTGAAACAGCTGAATCGTTTATTGAAGACCTGCAAGGCTTCGGCTGCGATGGCTCCAGAAGAGATTGTGCCCTTTTTGACGGAAGCTTCCCAGGGTCTGGATTTGCAAATTCAAGGCGGAGCGGATGTATTCGCAAGTCTTCCAGAGGTTTCAACCGAATTGCGACCACTGGGACCTTCCGAGCTCGCTTATATTCAATTCACGTCTGGAAGCACGCGGTGGCCGCGAGGCGTTGAAATTACCCAAGAGGCCGTCCTCAGTAATCTTTCCGGGATCATACAGCACGGCTTGCAGGTAAGATCAGGCGATCGATGTGTCTCCTGGTTGCCTTTCTATCATGACATGGGGTTGGTTGGATTCGTGTTGGGGCCATTGGCCTCTCAACTCTCTGTTGATTATCTCAGTACCCGTGACTTTGCCATGCGGCCACGGCAATGGCTGAATCTCATGACGCAAAGCCGCGCCACGATTTCCTTTAGTCCTTCGTTTGGGTTCGAGCTATGTTTGCGGAGACTGGCCGAGCGTGACCGGGATCAATTTGACTTGTCTCATTGGCGGGTAGCGGGAGTTGGTGCTGAGACGGTCCGAAGTGAGTCCCTCTTACAGTTTGCGCTGGCCCTTGAGCCCAGTGGATTCAACAAGAAGGCTTTCGTGGCCTGTTATGGCATGGCAGAATGCTCCTTAGCTATCAGCTTTGCGCCGCTTGACCAAGGCCTGGTTGTCGACCATGTGGATGGCGAGCACTTATCAGAATTTCACGAAGCCGTTCCTCTTGAAGAGAGTCTGGCTGACCCGTTAGCCGTGCGCGGCAATCGATTTGTGAACTGTGGGAATCCGATTCCAGACTGTGAAGTGGAGGTCCGTGATGAATTTGGGGAAGTACTCCCTGAGCGTCGTGCAGGTGTGATCTACGTGAAAAGTCCTGGAGTCATGACTGGATATTTTGGTGATCCCCATACGACGAGTGAAGTGCTCTCCGCTGATGGGTGGCTGAATACCGGTGATATCGGTTACCGGATCGGAGAAAGCCTCGTGATTATCGGACGTCAAAAGGATTTGATCATCATCAATGGAAAAAATATCTGGCCGCAAGATATCGAGTATTTGGCTGAAGGATTGGTTGGAGTTCGTCCCGGGGATGCCTCGGCCTTTTCTGTGGAAGGGCCGAACGGTGAAGAGCGTGCTGTGGTGGTGATTCAATGCCGAGAGTCCGATACAGTTAAACGTGAGCTTCTCATCGAAGAATTGAAGCCGATCATTTATAAAGAAATTGGAATCGAGTGTTTTGTCGAATTGATTCCTCCTCGCACCTTACCACGCACGTCATCTGGAAAGTTGTCGCGTTCTCGAGCACGCGAAGATTTTCTGAAACGGGGAAATTGGAGCGAATTATCGCCTCTCGTTTCTTCGTGCGTCTTTCCTAAGAGTGTAGCCTCTCTGTAA
- a CDS encoding sterol desaturase family protein has product MNGIKSFWRQRTHYLDRMTLRELIIAYFQYPAVIAYILLLFPSTYMAVVPATPSEPTSWPLLLLSAITAILVYPAVWYLLHRYVLHGQFLYRSPFTAALWKRIHYDHHQDPNNLRVLFGALYTTLPTVAIVTLSVGNVIAGYQGAAAAFAAGLGTTLVYEFCHCIQHLHYVPKLQFLRKIKRLHLLHHFHNEQGNYGITNYFWDKIFHTFYGQSSDVPTSPTVFNLGYAEQETERYPWVAQLSKTAQ; this is encoded by the coding sequence ATGAATGGGATCAAAAGCTTTTGGCGTCAACGCACGCACTACCTGGACCGAATGACTCTGCGTGAACTCATCATCGCCTACTTTCAATACCCTGCAGTCATAGCCTATATCCTCCTTCTCTTTCCAAGCACCTATATGGCCGTAGTGCCAGCAACACCGTCGGAACCCACGTCATGGCCACTTCTCCTGCTCTCGGCAATAACAGCAATCCTTGTCTACCCTGCCGTGTGGTATCTTTTACATCGTTATGTCTTACACGGACAATTTCTCTATCGTTCCCCGTTCACGGCAGCATTATGGAAACGGATACATTACGACCACCACCAAGATCCCAATAACCTTCGCGTACTCTTCGGAGCACTTTATACCACCCTTCCAACCGTCGCGATCGTCACCCTCTCGGTCGGAAATGTGATAGCCGGCTACCAAGGGGCCGCCGCCGCCTTTGCCGCCGGCTTGGGAACGACGCTCGTGTATGAATTCTGCCACTGCATTCAACACCTCCATTACGTCCCCAAACTTCAATTTCTTCGAAAAATTAAGCGGCTTCACTTGCTGCATCATTTCCACAATGAACAGGGCAACTACGGAATCACAAACTATTTTTGGGATAAAATCTTTCACACATTTTATGGCCAGTCGAGCGATGTCCCGACGAGTCCAACCGTCTTCAACCTGGGCTATGCGGAACAAGAGACCGAGCGTTATCCCTGGGTCGCACAACTTTCTAAGACCGCGCAGTAG